Proteins encoded within one genomic window of Xiphophorus maculatus strain JP 163 A chromosome 11, X_maculatus-5.0-male, whole genome shotgun sequence:
- the LOC102228626 gene encoding leukocyte surface antigen CD53-like — MAQGCLKCLKYTMCVANFLCFVCGVAVLSFGVYLMVNFNFTALTPSLASLNIPSMLLISGIIITCVSFLGFLGALKENRCLLMTFFLVIFILMLVELTAACLMLIYEAEIGDIVTKDLNKGLESARNNQTKITDWDIVQNTFKCCGVYNASDWGNTIPESCCVETSCSSRKDPEYKEGCLKKLKEWFEENFLTTGIAVIVLCIIEVLGMCFAMTLFCHISRSGLGYKL, encoded by the exons ATGGCTCAAGGCTGCCTCAAGTGTTTAAAGTACACCATGTGTGTCGCCAACTTCCTCTGTTTT GTGTGTGGAGTGGCGGTTCTGAGCTTCGGTGTGTACCTGATGGTGAATTTTAACTTCACTGCTCTCACCCCGTCTCTGGCCAGCCTCAACATTCCCAGCATGCTGCTGATCAGCGGCATCATCATCACCTGTGTGTCCTTCTTGGGGTTCCTGGGGGCTCTGAAGGAGAACCGCTGCCTCCTCATGacg TTTTTCCTGGTGATCTTCATTCTGATGCTGGTGGAGCTCACAGCAGCATGCCTGATGCTCATTTATGAGGCCGAG ATTGGCGACATAGTGACAAAGGATCTCAACAAAGGTTTGGAAAGCGCAAGAAataatcaaactaaaataactgACTGGGATATTGTTCAGAACACG TTTAAGTGCTGCGGAGTCTATAACGCCAGTGACTGGGGAAATACAATCCCTGAGTCCTGCTGTGTGGAAACATCATGTTCCTCAAGAAAGGACCCGGAGTACAAAGAG GGCTGtttgaaaaaactgaaagaatgGTTTGAAGAAAACTTCCTAACTACCGGGATCGCAGTCATTGTTCTATGCATCATTGAG GTCCTGGGAATGTGCTTCGCCATGACGCTCTTCTGCCACATCAGCAGGTCTGGACTGGGATACAAGTTATAA